The genomic region AAAAGATTGGTTTCCACAGATATTATTTCTACTGAAAATATTATTCTCTGCTCTTCTTTCTAAACTATAAGTCCTTTAAATGAAAGTGCTGATTTTTCTTAGTGACAAAGAGATAGATGGTAGCAATGTCAACATTGTTTGAGACTGCTTAAGACTGGGGTTTTGTCTGTATAAAGAATTCTTTGTCACTTTTGTTCTTAAGGTTACTGGTACTGCAGTATAGCTGTTCTATTCTGGCTAATTTGCTCTTCTTGAATATCTTTGGGCCTGATTTTACAATGTCCCAATCATCTTTCATTTCCTAAAGGCACTGGCCTTGTCTTGCAAAAGTGCCTTTATAGGGATCAGGCAATTAAACAAAGAGAACAAATAATGCCTGAGGGGCAACGgtagaatattttaatattattccTGGAGAAATAATGCATAGTTTCATTTAGAAGGAGCTTTCTCATTTCCAGAGGTTGGATAAAAGAGTtagttattctttaaaaaaatgtgataACATGCATCTCTGCTTCAGAAGAGCATTGTGTGGACAACACCTTCAAAGACTGACTTTTATTTACGTATTACAGATACAGCGTCTGCTTCCTATTGTGTGGCAAGAAGAGTTCTTAGttactttgttttcattttctgataCTCTGGGTTTTCCCTCCTTGCACTGCACTGTAATTAGACCTGAGCAGTAATGGGAAGTTCTGCTCAACGTACCCTTGTTGATGTTATGACTGATGGTATAAAAACATTTTGCATATACAGTCAACATTTGTGACTTAAGACCCTGTTATTTCCCCATAAACACAGTATAAGCCAAAGACTACAATATTTTCCCTGCTCATGTTGTATTGTTTTCCTGATTAAGTTTGTTCCCCTTCCTGCATATGACAGCTTTCAAGACAAAACTCAAACCTCAGCCTTCTTGGCCCAGCATCAACTCCATTTCACTCTTTCTACCCTGAACACAAGAAATTTCATCCCACAACCGATCATTCCAGTGTCCCTTCATCCTTAAAATGTAGATCTGAAAAGTCTCTATAGATGGTCATAATGTGAAAAGTCTAATGACgcaaaaaagacaaacagatgaCTATTGTTCATTCAAGTTGGAAAGAAGCCATCTAATCCTTTCATGTAGCCAGTAATAATTTTCTCCAGGAACATGGTTTAGGAAAGGAAAGGACAGAATCATAACTGATGTGGTCTCACAAAAAATAGTTGCAGATAGTTTGAGGTATCTTGAATTACAATGCTTTAAATTCCTGCCTGTCAAACATACATTCAGTTTATGGATTTGTTCTTTGTGACTCTTTTTTACTAACCACAAGGCAATAGTTCTAATTGTACTTCTTAAGAAAAGATTTTGAATTTTCAAACTCAAACTTTCCAAACTCAGCTTTGCAGAAGAGATCTGGGCGAACTCGTGAATAAATAaattgaacatgaaccagcaatgtgccTTTAGGGCAAAGAAGGCTAAAGTCATCCCAGGCTGCATTAAGAGGAGTGTTGCAGGTTGAGGGAgaggatccttcccctctactcagtactggtgagaccacatctggagtactgggtcTGTTTCTGGGTTCCCCAGTACAAGGAGTACAGGGACCCAAAGAGGCTGTGGagtgtccatccttggagatattcaaaagccatctggccATGGTCCTGGGTAACTGGctccaggtggccctgcttgaggagcaagttggaccagatgagctctggaggtccctccaacctcagccattctgcgATTGCATGAAATTTTAGGTCACAACAACTGAGACAGGCAGACTCCTTAGTAGTACACATTGGAATGCAAGGTCTTATATGAAGGCACTGGCTTAAATCTGCCCTTAACTGTGACAGACCAACTACGCTGATGCAGAAAGGCAAAAAGAGAGCAGTATATGCTCTCCTCCCAACCCAGTAAAACTGCTCATCTCTCACCAAGTGACTTTGAACTGAGGATAAGCCCTTTAATGACTGAGCCTCTGTTCTCACTCTCTACCTGCCAAGCACCAGAGCTGATCTCCACTGATGCACTGAGCTTCTGGACATGCTTTGTTGTGGAAGAAGGGAGGCAAGGGAGGCAGAAAAGTTTGGCTGTTCTCTTTGTGGTGCTGCCTGGGGTATGTGCCAGGAAGAACCCACAGTCTGGGATCACTGCTCTGgtgcaaaggaagaaaacaaaacagcacaaTTCAGTTCTGCCTTTAAATTATAAAACATACAGACACTTTTCAGGATGAATCATGaaagtaaaaaaaccccagactatGTACAGCAGGTTCTCAACAGTTCCTCCTTGAAATCCACATGGCTTTGATTTACCTGACTAGCACACAGGTGACAATAGTGGTGAGGAGGAGAAGTGGAGAGCAAGGTagtgatctcttctccctgggatccagtgacaggactcatggaaatggttcaaagctgcatcaggggaggtttagaccaggacattaggaagcatttatttacagAGAGTATGgtcaaacactagaacaggcttccTGGAGTGGTGGTCGataccccaagcctgtcagtgtttaaaggCATTTGGACAATACCCCTAACAACATGCTTTAACCTGGTCAGCCCGGAAGTggccaggcagttggactagatgatcattgtaggttccTTCCAGATGAAAACATATTCTTTCTTCTATCCGATGACAGCAAGAAAATCCCATCGGGAGGATGGCCAGAGCTGGGTTTCATATGGATGCAGTGCTCTTGTGCTTGGTGGCTTCGCGTTGCTGAGATTCCACTGCAGTGTCCCCTGACTACTCTGCGGCTGTGGTGGTAACCtcacgtccctgtccccacgtgccCCTCTCAGTGTCCTGATCTATTCAGTGCAGGAAGCTGGAGCAGGCGTCACCCGGAGCCTTGGTACTGACACGGCCGCCTTGAACAAGGTGGACATTGTCTTGCCCTGGCACTGCCTCTGCTATTGGCCCGTCCTGAGCGCTGTGGGGACTGGGCATCTTTAAAAGGAGGCTGGTGAGCTCTCAGTCGGGCACACGATCTCCCTGAGTCCCACCAAGAGCTGCTGTGACTGCTGCCCCTCTCTGCAGGACCACTGCCTCACAAAGCCAATACCATGTGTAACCGATTTGTAGGAACCTGGAAACTCATCTCCAGTGAAAATTTTGATGACTATATGAAAGAATTGGGTGAgaaagtttcttttttcttctttttttaaaataaatttacttTGGTAACGTGTCTTCATCATATGCTTTGCTCATGGATGGTGCCttcttcctggccacaaaagcACTTCAATAACTTCTTGAGCATAATTCAATTATTTCCTTCAGCatcttcagaaaaacagaaaggaaggtGCTGGATTACTGTATTAAATGTACTTCTGTCTAACTCAACTGACCTGATCTGATCTGTTTTTCTGTAATGAGAAGTATCTATGGAGATGCAGcatttttaatgtttctcttGATTGCACTATTAAACTCATGACTTGTGATAATTTACAATATATAATGGAGCTGATGTCTCATGACACTTTGGTTTCAGGGGTCTAAGTCCTATGAATGAATGTATCTGTTACTGAAGAATGTCAGAAATGTAATAAATTAGGCATTGTGTTTCATTTTAATGCTGGCTTCGTTCCTATGTAGCAAGCTACAGCATTTCTTTCGCTATACAAATGATTCACTGAGACACTAATTCCCTTTATTTGAAATGTTAAACTGAGTGACAAAAGAATTGCAGTTAATTAATTACCCGGAGTAGATGTGGTATGAAAGGCCAGCTATAGACATTGTTCTGAAGATCTGAGCAGAATTGTTTCAGTATAAAATAATTACTGCAAATAGTGTTATACTTTACAAATAAGTTTATATCACGTTATATGGATCTTTTCATCTGAGCATAGCATAGGATTAACAAAGGCAATAACTATGGCTACCCCCTTTCTGCTTTTATAAAGCAGCAATACATTGTCAGTGGCCTCCATTCTAATGTCCCCCAAACCTCACAACTTGTAGACAATGAAGTTGACTGGGAAGCACTAGGCAATATAAAAGGCTTTTGACATGCAGTTTTTCCTGAAGCTTTCTGCAGTTCTTCACTCATATATTTTAATGGTTTTTGCGTTTCATGTGTGTAATTTTCAGTGAGGTTTAGATGTAAGGATACTTAAGGGATGTTAGTAGAAACCCAGCAAATACTCAGTCTCCAGTGTATGTTTTAATGAACAAGCAGCAGCATATTGGCAGTtcagaatcctttttttttttttccatgcagctgGTTCACAAAAGTACAAATTCTCAGATTtggcaagattttattttttaaaaggatttttgcAAGCTTTTATGAGAAATAGACTTTTCCTCTGAATTTTTCTACGCATTCTATCTCTACAAAAATTCATGCAGATTTGTAACCACCTATGTTTCTTCTTAGCTAAATGTACACAACTGTATACTCATGTGTGTCTTTATTTCTTGCTGAAGGAGCACTCTGTCAACAGGAGCTACCTTAGCATCAGAATGCAGCACTTTTCCACATTTGAAGAATCAGTGTCTCATCTGAACCAGACATTAGACTATTCTAATTAGAAGAAGCTGTTCCTTATTCTTCCACTGAAGATATATGAAAGAATACTGAACTTCTTGCTTGCTAGAATGTAACTATAGTTTTGTTTCTGATTTCTAGGAGTGGGCTTAGCTACCCGGAAACTAGGCGGTTTGGCAAAGCCTGATGTGATCATCAGTATGAAAGGCGACATGGTAACCATCCGAACTGAAAGCACCTTCAAAAATACAACTATCTCTTTCAAACTGGGCCAGCAGTTTGATGAAACGACAGCAGACGACAGGAAAGTCAAGGTAAGGGGAATGATGTTCTCTGGGTGGTCTTGATATCATAGAAGACCACCAGGAGGAATTTTTCTTGCCCCTTGGAACACTATGAGTTTTCCAAACTATTCAAATAAACCACTGAAAGAAGAAATAGTATGGTGCCGAAGCTAATGTTACTAAGTGTGTTATTAGCCAAGAATGTGGATGCTGCTGAAGATAAAGTGAATTGGCATTCTAATCTGCAAAGCCTGGACTGCAGTTTGAAACTCTCCTCTTGCCCTTTGCAGAGTGTTGTAACCTTGGAGAAAGGGGCACTGGTGCAAGTGCAGAAGTGGAATGGCAAAGAAACCACAATAAAGAGAAGACTGGTGGATGGGAAAATGGTGGTGGTAAGTTCTCACTTCTTGTACACTGGTAAAGTTCAGAAGGATGCAGTCTTCAGTTTGCTTCTGTCTAAACAGACTGTCaatttttgctttctctgtgcCTTCTGGAACAAATAAAGAgggagaaaatgggaaaaaaaacttAGGAAAAAATCTGGGAGAAATAAATATTGTTCCATACAACAGTTTTTCTTTAAAGTTACTATATTGGCAGAGATGCCATGATTTGAGAGTATATTTATTACTCTCAAGATTATTATTCTTAGAAGAATTGAGGTTTTCCAGTAGCAGAAACCTGTGAAGTGAAATGAAACTAAATTTTGCAAGTTGGATACTGCTGTCTGTGGACTGgctctttccttttttctatcTTCAGAATAAACCTGTACACCTTAGAAAACTGATTTTACACCTTTTCATACATCTATTTCCACTAAAGCACATCACTTCACATGCTTCTGTTTACTTTTTCCACATGAGCATACCGAGCTTACTAAGCAGGTGATTGAAGTTTATTTTGTGAAAGCCAGCACTTCTGTGCCCACCTCTGCCCGTGTGGTGACCTGCCACAGAGACTGGCACGTCCTGACAGCTCCCCCAAAATGCTCGCCACGCTGAGGGAACCACATCTTTCCCAGGGGTGAGGGAACATGGACTTTCCTTGACTTTCCACCCTTGCCCCCACTTCAACCTGCCTTTCTCTAGCGACCACGTCAAACCCATGGATTGGCCAAGCATTTTGCATTTGGTGATAATGCATTTTAGGGATGCCAGTTATAGGAGTCACTACTAAAATTGACATTTCTGTTTTAAATGAAGGAAAGTACTTTGTTCATTGAAGTTTTTGAAGAGTGGAGCTGAACCAATTTTGGCAACTTGTTCGAAATCAGCAGCATTACACCTTTTTGTGCTGGCTTGTTCTGACTGTGTTTTGGTTTAAGCTCTTGTACCTTTGGAAGTGCGATTTGCTTTCACGTCTCCTCATGGCTGCATTTCTATGTAAATTTTTTCTAGTTTTTAAACCATCCTTGAAAGGCAGAGAGGCAGGTTATCTCTTGCATCAGCATCCTGCTGTCTGCCCCTTGCCTCAAATAGGTTTATGGAGGAGGTCTCATCTTTTGCAGACTGATGCCATCTTTTTTAATGTTCTGTTACCTGTTGCACGTGCCCTGTGCGTGACCAGGAGCTGCTTAAGGTCACTGGGGCAAGAGGGTCAGGAGAAACATTTTGTGACTCATAAGTACAACATTTTTTAGGCCAGAAGCCTGACCTCTGAACTACTCAGGCTACTTCTGTAAAATAGTTTTGCTGTTTGCTCTAAAAATTATGCAAATATTTAAAGATGTAAAATATGACATCTAGCTTTTCACTGACTTCAGAGTTTAACGCAGTAGACACACCTGGTGTTAGTAAAAGGTTTATATTAATCTTTTCCTTTGTGCCTCAGGAATGTGCCATGAAAGGAGTTGTCTGCACGAGAGTCTATGAAAGAGCATGAAGAAATTCCCTCTCTGCACTGGACTGGGTCTGGCTCTTAAAACTTGGCGTAGATCAGCGACCAAAGCCTCATGCACTGTgcttctttattttcttatttccttttattGGGAAAATGACTACACTATAATTTGGTATTTCAAAGCCATAGTGTGACTAATCCAAGGTATTGTGGTGGTCCAATAAAAGCTGCTCAACACGTAAAACTGTCTCCACATGAATGATGTAAGGTTTCTTTCTTAGATGGTGCCATCTTTTCAGTTGCTCCTGTCTGTATAGGTTGTCagattatttctgtttaaaatggtGAAACACAACTGATCTGTCTCTAGGAGAGGGTTAATACTGCTTCCTTGATATGTATAAAAATTCCCATCTCATGAATTTGGATTCAATACTCCTTTCCTGTAAAGTATCTTATAGCTGAATGGTTCCTATAGGGAAAATCATCTTTACGATCAGAATTCTTTTACTTTCAGTATGATTTATTGTTTCAGCCTTACAGTTTTAACACATCTTTGTTTCATTCTCATCCCAAAATGTTTATACATCTTTCAGTTCCACTTTTTATATCCTGGCATTTATTTGCAAGAGAACAGctactgggggaaaaaatatctgaatgtattccactttttttttgccaaacGGCTCTTGAACTGTGAAACGAAGTGTGAAACAGGTGCAAATGAACTGCAGAAATCTTAGGGCTAAAGGGTTTCATTCTTGGAAGTTTTCAGCAATCCCGTCTATTTCTAGCATCGCGTTTAACCATGTGCTTAAAGTTAAGCACACGAAGAAATTTTTGTTAGGTAGAGTTTGCCATCAAGCCTGGCTGAGTAGTTAAGCTGTTCATTCCTCCCCTTGCACTTGTTCTGTGCTTTTAACTAAGGAAAAGAAGATGAATCAAACCTAGGCTTCTGGAAATCTATTTAATCAAAAAGCAGTGTAGCAGCTTATTAATTTTTGCCTCCATTAACTGGTTTTCAGTAACACTATAGCGTTCATGCTAACCACATGAAGTGGAGTATTTCATCCCTTGCCATTGCCTCCATGCCATCAGGCAGAGGTCCCTCCATCTTCTGTGTGGGATTAAAACAACTGTGAgaggtgtgtgtgtttattttggcTTATTAGGAGCTGCAATGCTGATGTGAACCTTTACCTACTGCTTTTACAGCCAAGAACACGAATTCGGAAGTATAGGAGAGATCCTGAATGTCAGAATCTAAATTGGTGTGGCCAAGCAGATAGTTAAGAGACAGATATTGTATCTGAACACAAAATATAAAGGTCACCTTTCTTTTCTACCCATCACTGGGAAAGCTAGAGACAGGGTCTAGCTTTGGACACACTGCTATGTAGATGCAGACTAACCAGAGGTAGCTGCCAGAAGGCAAACAGGTTGAATCCTAGAAAATGTGAGGTGTAAGAGAAGATTATGGGATGTATGGGCAGCAGTTTTAAGGGAGTTTATCCTGGTCTCTACCCTTACCATTAAAATCACCTGTGTGTGTCAGAGTTTCTGTGGCTCCAAGTCCCCAGTGACTGTAACAAGGAATGGAGGCAGCACGATACCCCTTGTGTCGTCTTTTGCAAACAGATTGTAAtcacatattttaaattaaaatcaccCACCAGGCTTCCATAAGGACAGTCATAGAGCATGAACTGGCCCAGCTCTTGGAGGGTGGAAGGTCTCCAGAGCCTTTCAAGGAGAGCAGGTCTCCCACCTGAGCCACAGGCAAAGGAGTAGTTATTGATGCAAACAAGCTCTGTATTTCCTTTGCTGTTCCTGTTGCAACATGTAAATGTTACTCTGAGGTTAAGTGGAaaattgtaatctcaaaaaaaaaaaaaaaaagttttcagctttttatttccttgagaaaaggaaataaacattCACTTTGGTACAAACTGTGGTTTTTCCAGATCTGGAAAcagtaacaaaagaaaaaacaaaggactGCTCACCTGgtcctcatttatttatttactaccTTATTTTCTTTGACATAACCCATCTCCCTTCTCTTACCCATACGGAATTTtttattgaatttattttttccagagatttaggatgagaataacACTAGTTTTAGGTTTTTTAATTCCTAACTAAGTGCAGATACGCTATTAAGAGCCTAGTATTTGGCACTTTCACTCTATACGAAGGTCACTTAAAAATGTCATGAGAGCTGGAGTCTTTCCAATACAGGAAAAGTGCAACAGAACTGATAGTGTTGAAGGCAAAAACAATAAGGCAGGTGGCACAAAGCAGCACGAAATGGAGCACTTTGGGATACTGGTATCCATAAAGCAATCCTTGGGGTCTCCAGGACAATTCAGGGGGAATATGAGTCTTGTAGTCTCAATACTGTTTTTACGTCTTGCtgtaaatttgtttttcttctttcctaaaCTTTTTACATGGGACCAATACTTATGTAACAAACATCTAGACAGAGGTACAATGCCTGTGTCTCGAACTGTGCTTTCACATTGACAAACCAGTACATTTGCCATTTCTCTGGCTTGTGTATGCACTTAATCTAGCAATATCGACAGCATTATGCTGGCATACAAACAGCATAATTTAGAGCAATCAGCTTGATCCAGTTCCCACCACAGGTTACGAGAAGCTGACTGATTTTAGAGGGCCATGGTCACACACAATTCCCTTTGGTCACTCTTTCTGAAAGTGCTGTAACGTTCTGTCACACCTCGTTTCCTCTGCATTTCCCAAGGCAGTGGGAAAAGTCTGCACGGGCTATTCATCCTCCGTTTGCTACAGACCTGCCAGCATTGCCTGCCTCTGCCCCGCCTGATGTTTCTTGGGCTGGGCACAACAAGAGCCCgcctcagctctgatgctcacaTAGGGAACACTGAAATTAAATAGAAGCTGCATCTGGACTCCAGGTAGCACAGCTGTGGCCTTGGACCGGGCAGAATTTGGCAATTTGTGACAGAACGCATCTCCTGGTCTTGTAAGGCTAGACCCCACACCCTGGCCTTTTCCATGCGGTGCAATGCAGAGAAAAGAGGCAAAGCCACTGACTCTACTGCAAGGGACTCTTTGCCCCTGCTGATACCTTAGGTAATAACTTTAAACTTCCCTTAGCTCTTTTGGGTAAGCTCATTTTGGGGCCAACTGAATTCCTGCAATGTGAATTCACACCCATGCAGGGGCCCAGCATGTGGCCTTTGCTGCTCTGCCACACTGGAACCTTGTCAGCTGTTGGGACAGTTTCACCAGACAGCAAACATACAGCTGAGCAGTTCTAGAAATGGCAAAGATTCAGGGAGGGAGATTAGGCTATGTTATTAAAGCAACTGTGCTTCATAAGAAGTCTTCACGACTTAGtccatttttttcagagaagGAACTTGTTATGCTGATGAACACTGTGCTGTATAGAAATTGTTCAACTGTCTTTTAAGTCATTGCTACCTTCCCTAATTTTCATTTTGGATTAAAGACATTATGTTGATATATGGGATACAAAAGAGTGAAAGGTTAGCAGCGTTGAAGGGGTAATTAGTCAGAAACAAATAGGCTGATGTcatgaaaaaaatcaccttcagAAATCCTGGAATTTAGATGTAATCAAGGCTTTTGTTAGAGAGGCAATTAGAGCATATCCTCGCCATTTCAATGCAAAACGTTGTGATTGGCTATTGGCCATCGTGCTGCAGATGGGAAACACAAGAAAATGATGTTATTTGGACTAAAGGGCACAACAACATTGGGAATAATGCAGTCCCTGAGACACTACAGAGAGAGAAAGCTGTGTTAGACACAAGTCA from Patagioenas fasciata isolate bPatFas1 chromosome 2, bPatFas1.hap1, whole genome shotgun sequence harbors:
- the LOC136098331 gene encoding myelin P2 protein, with the translated sequence MCNRFVGTWKLISSENFDDYMKELGVGLATRKLGGLAKPDVIISMKGDMVTIRTESTFKNTTISFKLGQQFDETTADDRKVKSVVTLEKGALVQVQKWNGKETTIKRRLVDGKMVVECAMKGVVCTRVYERA